From the Aquarana catesbeiana isolate 2022-GZ linkage group LG10, ASM4218655v1, whole genome shotgun sequence genome, the window tccaggacgcccgcgatgtcggcacccaaagccgatctgtcactcagctctcgggtgctgccgccgccatcttcggtaagggaatcgggaagtgaagccttgtggcttcacttcctggttccctactgcgcatgcgcgagtcgcactgccaatccggatggtccctgctgtctctgggacccgtgtgtttcccagcagacacctggggggggggcgtagatacccgcagattctgcggctatctatgcccagaagtgggtgcaaatacctgtaatatacaggtatctgcacccccctgaaaggtgccaaatgtgacaccggagggggggagggttccgaaaagcggaggttccatttttgtgtgaacctctgctttaacTAGTTAAGCTGAGaatacacacatacatttttttcattcagcctgtaggctgaacaaaaatgttaacagattcctccatccaccctaAACAATGTGGATGGATGAATCTTCCAAAGCGGCCACCGTACTCtgacacagggctgctgttagaaatcatggagcCCCGTAGAGCCTACCTGGAAAGGGGCACAGATCCTAGAACTGATCCTCCTGCAGcgcagccagagggagaaagaggagtggaagccagcagcactgtggggggatCCACAAGAGTCAGCAATAAGGCAGCACCGCTGGCCCTCCTGCTTCTCAGGTGCtcaggccccccttttgaactaataGGGCTCGGACCCAATACAGAAGGGCCagcagtactgccttatcagctgCCTTGACAGCTGGTAGCATTGgaacagtgcctgcatttgatggatTCAGGTGCGGTTTGTTCTGTCTCCTACAAACTTTTAAGCAAAAGATGTAGAGCAGGAGGGAGTCAACAGGGCACAGAATATCGGGTTCATCAGAAACCAGCCAAAATGTGCtccttgtatggccagctttatgcacAAATGGGCATATTTGCATAGTGTTGTGGTAGTAAATTACTGTACATCCCTGATTGCTTCTTAAAAAACATAATcattgaaattatttattttttccagacTCCACACCACAAGGAGCTGCTGTTTCAAGTCTTTTGTTGATAAAGAACAATACAGAGCATAAAAAATACAGTGTACCAGTGCTCCTATCCAGGCAACAGCCTTCCTCTTCTAAGTATAGTCATACAGAGTTGACCGGGGGACACGTTCCAATGTCTAGTTCGGGAGATATTAGTCATAAACAGACCCTTTGTCACACTACTGAAATTGTTAACAATAAATGGGACACAACAACCATTTCACATCCAGCTAATCTTCATCCTGCTGGAGATGCAGAAAACAGCAGAGATGCCCAATGGCCTTTATTACCTCAGAGGTTGAATATTTTAAAAGAGCTCAAACAGAGGGCCAAGGTGTCTGATCAACTCCCTGAAAATATCCCAAACAATGATCTTTGCCTCAAACCGAATTCTACTGCAACATCCCAGCCTCAGGGGAAGGACAACAGTGCACAAAGCTTGTTAAAAGCACACCAGGATCCATCTAAAACCCACTGCAAAATTGATGATAGACAAGAGCCTCAGACTTCAGATCTAGCTCATCCCATACAACAACCAGGCTTTTCTTTTGTATTGGAAGAGACAGGCTTCTCTTTTTTGATGGAAGAAACAAAAGTAGATAAAGAAAAAAATTCCATGGAAAGGGGCTTGGTTGGTCCTCCTCCTAACATTATCACAGATTCAACACAAGTAGTTTTTGAGCTTTCTGGAATAGATGCAAAAAAGAATACACATGCTACACCCATACAACCGAATCAGCCTGCTCATTTCAACATGGCTGCTCCAGAGGCTAGGAGACATTCAAAAAAGGTGCCACAACAAACAGACACTCATCCCGTGACTTCTGGATTTTCAACTCCAAACCAGAAAAGTAACAATTCCCAGTCACAACAAGGCCCAACTCATAACAATAATAGCATTTTTGATCCTTCATTTTTGGACCCAAAAAGACAACAGGTGACACAAGCACAAACACGTTTTACATCTTTGCAGGCACAAGGCATACCGCCTAGCTCTTCCAGTGTGCAAATGGTATCTATGCCTTCTAAAGGACAACAGGAAACATCCAGTTCCAAAAGCGTTTGTGAATTTGAACAGAGAAGGTCTACACCATTGCCATCAAAGCAGGAATTGTCAAATCTGAATAATAAAAGTGGGCTGACTGGGTCTCCTAAATCACAGTCCCCAGAAAAGGTTCCTATTTCAAAAACCAAAATTAAAGCTGGAACTCAGCATGAACCCACAGAAAAGAACCTTACAGGGATACAGACAGCTAGCAATGGTAGACAAGCATTTTCTTCGGTATCGCAAATTCAACAAGTGCCAATGAACCCTTCTGTAGACACCAAAGGAGCTCCTATATCAGACACACTACACAAAGATGTTGATTTTAATGCTGTCAATGGACAAAgtttaaaaacgcaaaaaaaagaacatttacaaACCAGTGATGGGGTTGTTGGAGCAAAAACGCCACCTTCATCAGCTCAACAGAAAGCTAATACTGGCTGTGGTTACACATGTGAGCAAACAGTAACTGAACCTTTCCAAACACAACCAAACGTCCCTGATCCGCATACAAGTTCATCGATTGAGCAGAGCAGATCCTCACCTAGAATACACAAGTACTATAATGGCACTGCTGGTACAGCACCAGAGCAGGAAAAAACATTTACTTCAAAATCAAACCAGCATGTTTCACATTGGGATCCTAGCGTTCCTTCCGTTCTTTCTGGACATCCGATTACACCAACTAACCAGCAGGACAGTTCAGACAATAGTTCGGATGAAAGCACTAAATCATGGCAGACAGATAGTGATCAATCTTGCTGCATATTATGATTTCCCAACAGTGTCTATCCAAATAAACTCAAAATTTTCTGAATTTAGGTGGTTTTGAAAAATGTAAGAAGGGTGTAAAATTTAATTAAAATAAGTCAGCAAATATGGACTTAGTTAAagtatgcattttttgttttgttttggatagagcggagagggattaaagcacctgtcaggtatttattgctgtctgtgtcacctttagggagattcaccctctcaatttgccctgtttaccattttcTCTGAaagtaaaatcccaaattttgggttgtcccctgaaaaggaaaagaggaaccttccaatggggacactagctctggggACAACTAAGAATTctctcactttagagggattttccctcacttcctgttttggatattgGAAAAGAAGTGaacaaaaatctccccaatgggacacaggtagtaaaaaatctgacaggggttataacgcgCACCCCCCTATAcactacccaaaatgaaaaaaaaaatgttgccttcatttctactttaaagtggttgtaaaccgttacATATACTCACTGAAATGACAAacctcaggttatacacagagattacacaaatcctcccacataaattgtacctgtttatctgtagccctCTTTCCTCTACAGCCTCccaaagcacacattttacacagcatctctGAGCTTAAGAGGCAGGGGGCTGGGACCccatgtcacacactgcacagcacagagaagagagttgagtgtaatctgagacatgAGTGGATGGAAAGGACACACACCCCTCCACACAgtcccatagggaaacatgcacagcagaGGATGTCAATCAACAtttgtgtgctggaggaggggtgGAGCTGTTCCTGGGGTTCTGTGGTACCAGCATAGCCTGTCACAAGTGACTCATGCGatagcagaggaagagagaggagacaggaaatacacttggtgctttggattaAGGCCAGTACACACTATATCGGGATATGCTGTGTTCATttcttcatttcagaggtttacaaccacgttaagccTCACGCCCAGTTTTCCCAATTTTGTACATTACACTGATGATTGGATAAAGTATTGCTCTCTGTCTTTTTTTGTAAGATTGTTTCTTATTACATTATATTTACCCTCAATTTTTCACTGTGCTGTTTCCTGGTTTCAGATGACCTACCATAGTACTGGCATTTATCAAGTTTTGAATATTTACAGCCCTCTGGCTGTGGACAGAACTATTTTCTTTAttacttacttaaaaaaaaaaaaaatgttatctttcaTGATGATACAGTATGATATTGTTGTTTGGTATTGTGTTCTGTTTTAAAGGATAGGTGCACTTTCAGTATTTTTGCTTTATTCATCATCTTCTGTATATCAGCTGCAAAGGGAACCTGTTTTGCTAATAGGCAGTTTCAAACAAGGCCTGCAGC encodes:
- the LOC141110926 gene encoding uncharacterized protein isoform X2 — its product is MDEIFKSEVILVVMEKEEGVSFGEFSGLFHQVHGYQLKLKNYGYKSLKNVLDDMKNEVEILNVNGQQLIKYRPPCPLNVIAPSMDISSQKNEPFVTEPCSASSNKGLSRSEFTGKVNHTQPISSQEDPTPILTIDGNAETKNNPNTTQKYNNSQLEPPKKDLFFFNKVADVLRVFPSGLRIEKLKQHVLNTHHTDLEALSKDLGYNDMQSMLKQVPGITSLNGDVFFASDIPKSKEQLKQVKKVKFSEKLMVDFLKMFPCGLKVDNLRRHIKKQYKTDLMKYSQENGSTDMVDMLQKVPGIKVLNKDLIIASAVYKKSNSKSNATTKTIPVKCPISATPGVTKSLQVKIKTPQVNQAVTKPSNTRPTGTSQQLSLPTHHIPFTNAMINSPQNARQQIFLPAWQIPITNATINSPQNVNQGLRPNMSYASACASNLRMNQINVQSLQCPPTFNVQKAHAAKIAHPNHKEAPKDVMQSSNIKDKLQLLLKSHSNGLSIFQLKKLFLLKFQQPLACRGASVRKILKNMEDVANIKGVGVQMKVFPVLSEDNPSANICSDSTPQGAAVSSLLLIKNNTEHKKYSVPVLLSRQQPSSSKYSHTELTGGHVPMSSSGDISHKQTLCHTTEIVNNKWDTTTISHPANLHPAGDAENSRDAQWPLLPQRLNILKELKQRAKVSDQLPENIPNNDLCLKPNSTATSQPQGKDNSAQSLLKAHQDPSKTHCKIDDRQEPQTSDLAHPIQQPGFSFVLEETGFSFLMEETKVDKEKNSMERGLVGPPPNIITDSTQVVFELSGIDAKKNTHATPIQPNQPAHFNMAAPEARRHSKKVPQQTDTHPVTSGFSTPNQKSNNSQSQQGPTHNNNSIFDPSFLDPKRQQVTQAQTRFTSLQAQGIPPSSSSVQMVSMPSKGQQETSSSKSVCEFEQRRSTPLPSKQELSNLNNKSGLTGSPKSQSPEKVPISKTKIKAGTQHEPTEKNLTGIQTASNGRQAFSSVSQIQQVPMNPSVDTKGAPISDTLHKDVDFNAVNGQSLKTQKKEHLQTSDGVVGAKTPPSSAQQKANTGCGYTCEQTVTEPFQTQPNVPDPHTSSSIEQSRSSPRIHKYYNGTAGTAPEQEKTFTSKSNQHVSHWDPSVPSVLSGHPITPTNQQDSSDNSSDESTKSWQTDSDQSCCIL